In Ctenopharyngodon idella isolate HZGC_01 chromosome 2, HZGC01, whole genome shotgun sequence, the following are encoded in one genomic region:
- the LOC127501798 gene encoding CMRF35-like molecule 1 — protein MIHPLILSGILLYISGAAGVHTLKLNIAVKSGSSGIIPCVYDKQYNENRKYLCKGPVWSSCLILAYANETGKYSITDYPDQSVFTVRWDSLETADSGYYWCAMEIGGYGIVDAGYYLYLTIQSAPDVSVMNSSVSGHEGGNVSVQCFYTSGYQNKLKQWCRYKDQSCYTVGRTDTSQNPSVQISDDGRRSFTVLMTGLRLSDSGWYFCSVRDLQVPVQLIVNEPKHGSQHSRLPTEILQV, from the exons ATGATTCACCCTCTGATTCTGTCTGGGATTTTACTTTACATCTCAG GTGCTGCTGGAGTTCATACACTGAAACTTAATATAGCAGTGAAATCTGGATCATCTGGCATTATTCCATGTGTGTATGATAAACAATATAATGAAAACCGCAAATATTTGTGTAAGGGGCCAGTTTGGAGCTCTTGCCTTATATTGGCATATGCAAATGAGACAGGAAAATATTCCATCACTGATTATCCAGACCAGAGTGTTTTTACAGTGCGATGGGACAGTCTGGAGACCGCAGACTCTGGATATTACTGGTGCGCTATGGAGATTGGTGGTTATGGCATCGTAGACGCCGGTTATTATTTGTATCTGACGATACAATCAG CTCCTGATGTGTCTGTGATGAACAGCAGTGTATCTGGACATGAAGGTGGTAATGTCAGTGTCCAGTGTTTCTACACTTCTGGATATCAGAATAAACTCAAACAGTGGTGCAGATATAAAGATCAGAGCTGTTACACAGTGGGGAGGACTGACACATCCCAGAATCCATCAGTCCAGATCAGTGATGATGGGAGAAGATCCTTCACTGTGCTGATGACTGGACTGAGACTCAGTGATTCTGGATGGTACTTCTGCTCAGTACGAGATCTGCAGGTTCCTGTTCAACTCATTGTCAATGAACCCAAACATG